A region from the Marinobacter sp. SS13-12 genome encodes:
- a CDS encoding CBS domain-containing protein, with amino-acid sequence MKLVRDVMIRDTINVSPFASLREALSLMKRHEVKSLVVEKQNEHDAYGLITYTNILKAVIAEDGDIDLLNVYDACAKPVISVGEHLGIRYAASLMSQHRVKRLLVLQDNDLVGFVVMDDIMAALLDTIE; translated from the coding sequence ATGAAACTAGTAAGGGATGTGATGATCCGGGATACCATCAATGTATCCCCGTTTGCCAGCCTCCGTGAGGCCTTGTCGCTGATGAAAAGGCACGAGGTGAAATCACTGGTGGTGGAAAAACAGAATGAGCACGATGCCTACGGCCTGATTACCTACACCAACATTCTCAAGGCCGTGATTGCGGAAGACGGCGATATCGACCTGCTCAATGTCTACGACGCCTGTGCCAAGCCGGTGATCAGCGTCGGGGAGCATCTTGGCATTCGCTATGCGGCCAGCCTGATGAGCCAGCACCGCGTAAAGCGCCTGCTGGTGCTACAGGATAACGATCTGGTGGGCTTCGTGGTCATGGATGATATTATGGCAGCCCTGCTGGATACGATTGAATAA
- a CDS encoding transcriptional regulator, protein MKFSVLVAIVPEDQEQDCIDAARDLGAGGVTVLAGRGISNTAKKTFFGLTYDGSQSILVMVLEKGLSLDILKAIQHMLMPEKNDSRGLVFTLPLEHLGGIDLTQVEKFEQHVKDSL, encoded by the coding sequence ATGAAATTCTCTGTACTCGTCGCTATCGTGCCGGAAGATCAGGAACAGGATTGCATCGATGCCGCCCGGGACCTCGGCGCGGGCGGTGTCACTGTCCTGGCCGGTCGCGGTATCAGCAATACCGCCAAAAAAACCTTCTTTGGCCTGACCTATGACGGCAGCCAGAGTATTCTCGTAATGGTGCTGGAAAAAGGGCTGTCGCTGGATATCCTGAAAGCCATACAACACATGCTCATGCCAGAAAAGAACGATTCCCGGGGACTGGTTTTCACTCTGCCTCTGGAACACCTTGGAGGCATAGACCTGACACAGGTTGAAAAATTCGAACAACACGTAAAAGACTCACTCTAG
- a CDS encoding DUF1538 domain-containing protein has product MFYIRAFGHSLLHALKNLLPIVAVVVFFQFAILQQVPENTLGMAFGLLIVAVGIALFLQGLELSIFPVGKSLSNQFARRGSVPILLAFGFALGFSAVVAEPALIAVAQQAQEISGGRIDAVTLRLLVATSVGVVIGLGVFRTIMGYPLHWFMIVGYIIVVAVTWFAPEEIVGLAYDSGGVTTNVVTVPLVAALGIGLAVSIRGRNPLTDGFGLVALAVMVPMITVQLYGIVVYSGEQTDSELLMETGHGRPPVAGPLKMLLELAEMVRDVLPIILTILVFQYLVLRRRFSNPRKILFGFALVILGLYAFVVGLKLGLFPIGTSMAEQLISLDGFLFIYLFAFMIGFATTMAEPALIAIGQQAEDAAAGTLNGNAIRLFVALGVAIGITVGVHRIIVGDSIHYYIMGGYLVVVMLTAIAPRYIIALAYDLGGVTTSEVTVPLVTALGIGLAGNIEGRSVLIDGFGLIAFASIFPIITVMAYAIVGDHIAARRKLST; this is encoded by the coding sequence GTGTTTTACATTCGAGCTTTCGGCCACTCTCTTCTACATGCCCTCAAAAACCTCTTGCCCATCGTGGCGGTTGTGGTGTTCTTCCAGTTCGCTATTCTGCAACAGGTACCGGAAAACACGCTGGGCATGGCCTTTGGACTGCTCATCGTGGCGGTCGGTATTGCGCTGTTCCTTCAGGGGCTGGAGCTGAGCATTTTTCCGGTGGGAAAAAGCCTGTCCAACCAGTTTGCCCGCCGTGGCTCTGTTCCCATCCTGCTGGCCTTCGGGTTTGCGCTCGGGTTTTCCGCGGTGGTGGCGGAGCCCGCTCTCATTGCAGTGGCACAACAGGCACAGGAAATCAGCGGCGGCAGGATTGACGCCGTCACCCTGCGATTACTGGTGGCAACCTCGGTGGGCGTTGTAATCGGGTTGGGCGTATTCAGAACGATTATGGGCTACCCACTGCACTGGTTCATGATTGTCGGCTACATCATCGTCGTGGCCGTCACCTGGTTTGCGCCTGAGGAAATCGTTGGTCTGGCCTATGACTCCGGCGGCGTCACCACCAACGTGGTCACGGTTCCCCTGGTGGCCGCGCTGGGTATCGGCCTCGCCGTCTCGATTCGTGGCCGCAATCCGCTCACCGACGGTTTCGGGCTGGTGGCGCTGGCAGTGATGGTGCCGATGATCACGGTTCAGTTATACGGCATTGTGGTTTATTCCGGAGAACAGACAGACAGCGAATTACTGATGGAAACCGGCCATGGCCGACCTCCGGTGGCCGGACCCCTGAAAATGCTGCTGGAGCTGGCCGAGATGGTGCGGGACGTATTGCCCATCATACTCACCATACTCGTCTTCCAGTATCTGGTATTGCGACGGCGCTTCAGCAACCCCCGCAAGATTCTCTTTGGTTTTGCCCTGGTCATTCTGGGTCTCTATGCGTTCGTCGTTGGCCTGAAACTTGGCCTGTTTCCCATTGGCACCAGCATGGCGGAGCAGCTGATCAGCCTTGACGGATTCCTGTTTATCTATCTGTTTGCGTTCATGATCGGATTCGCCACCACCATGGCGGAGCCGGCTCTCATTGCAATCGGCCAGCAGGCGGAAGACGCGGCAGCCGGCACCCTGAACGGCAATGCCATTCGCCTGTTTGTCGCCCTGGGTGTTGCCATCGGCATCACCGTCGGTGTGCATCGGATCATCGTCGGTGACTCCATCCACTACTACATCATGGGGGGCTACCTGGTGGTTGTCATGCTGACCGCCATTGCCCCGCGCTATATTATTGCACTGGCCTATGATCTTGGTGGCGTGACCACATCAGAGGTTACCGTGCCACTGGTGACGGCACTGGGGATCGGCCTTGCCGGCAACATCGAGGGGCGCAGTGTGCTGATCGATGGCTTCGGGCTGATTGCCTTTGCCTCTATCTTTCCCATCATCACGGTAATGGCCTATGCCATTGTTGGTGACCACATCGCTGCACGAAGGAAACTGTCCACATGA
- a CDS encoding isocitrate lyase, which translates to MMPYANDVDAIASILKQNPTWNAIKPEHAARMRAQNKFRTGLDIAKYTAKIMREDMANYDKDTSQYTQSLGCWHGFIGQQKMISIKKHFGSTKRRYLYLSGWMVAALRSEFGPLPDQSMHEKTAVSGLIEELYTFLRQADAWELNHLFRALEEAQKAGDNAKADELIKQIDNHETHIVPIIADIDAGFGNAEATYLLAKQMIEAGACCIQIENQVSDEKQCGHQDGKVTVPHADFLSKINAVRLAFLELGVDDGVIVARTDSLGAGLTQKIAVTDEPGDLGDQYNSFIDGDVIDKAEDINNGDVVIKQNGQLVKPKRLASGLFQFKPGTGEDRVVLDCITSLQNGADLLWIETEKPHVGQIAAMVNRIKEVVPDAKLVYNNSPSFNWTLNFRQQVFDAWKEEGKDVSAYERADLMNAKYDDTDLGKLADEWTANFQRDGAREAGIFHHLITLPTYHTAALSTDNLAKGYFGDEGMLAYVAGVQRKEIRQGIATVKHQDMAGSNIGDDHKEFFAGDAALKAGGKDNTMNQF; encoded by the coding sequence ATCATGCCATACGCAAACGACGTTGACGCCATTGCTTCCATTCTGAAGCAGAACCCCACCTGGAATGCCATCAAGCCTGAGCACGCTGCTCGCATGCGCGCCCAGAACAAATTCAGGACTGGCCTGGACATCGCCAAGTACACCGCGAAAATCATGCGCGAAGACATGGCGAACTACGATAAAGACACCTCCCAGTACACGCAGTCACTGGGTTGCTGGCACGGATTTATCGGCCAGCAAAAGATGATCTCCATCAAGAAGCATTTCGGTAGCACCAAGCGTCGTTACCTGTACCTGTCCGGCTGGATGGTTGCAGCACTGCGTTCCGAGTTCGGCCCGCTGCCTGATCAGTCCATGCACGAGAAGACGGCTGTTTCCGGCCTGATCGAAGAGCTGTACACCTTCCTGCGCCAGGCGGACGCATGGGAACTGAACCACCTGTTCCGTGCCCTGGAAGAAGCCCAGAAGGCTGGCGACAACGCCAAGGCAGACGAGCTGATCAAGCAGATCGATAACCACGAAACCCACATCGTGCCGATCATTGCCGACATCGACGCTGGTTTCGGTAACGCCGAAGCGACTTACCTGCTGGCCAAGCAGATGATCGAAGCCGGTGCCTGCTGCATCCAGATCGAGAATCAGGTATCTGACGAGAAGCAGTGTGGCCACCAGGACGGCAAGGTTACCGTTCCGCACGCCGACTTCCTGTCCAAGATCAACGCCGTTCGCCTGGCGTTCCTGGAGCTGGGTGTGGACGACGGCGTTATCGTTGCCCGTACCGACTCGCTGGGCGCTGGCCTGACCCAGAAGATTGCCGTGACCGACGAGCCGGGCGATCTGGGTGACCAGTACAACAGCTTCATCGATGGTGATGTTATCGACAAGGCCGAAGACATCAACAACGGCGATGTTGTGATCAAGCAGAACGGCCAGCTGGTCAAGCCGAAGCGTCTGGCTTCTGGCCTGTTCCAGTTCAAGCCGGGCACTGGCGAAGATCGTGTGGTTCTGGACTGTATCACCAGCCTGCAGAACGGCGCTGACCTGCTGTGGATCGAAACCGAGAAGCCCCACGTTGGCCAGATCGCTGCCATGGTTAACCGCATCAAGGAAGTGGTGCCCGACGCCAAGCTGGTCTACAACAACAGCCCGTCGTTCAACTGGACCCTGAACTTCCGTCAGCAGGTATTCGATGCCTGGAAGGAAGAAGGCAAGGACGTGTCTGCTTACGAGCGCGCCGACCTGATGAACGCCAAGTATGACGACACTGATCTCGGCAAGCTGGCCGACGAGTGGACCGCCAACTTCCAGCGTGACGGCGCCCGTGAAGCCGGTATCTTCCACCACCTGATCACCCTGCCGACTTACCACACCGCGGCCCTGTCTACCGACAACCTGGCCAAGGGCTACTTCGGTGACGAAGGCATGCTGGCCTACGTTGCCGGTGTTCAGCGCAAGGAAATCCGTCAGGGCATCGCGACGGTGAAGCACCAGGACATGGCCGGTTCCAACATCGGCGATGACCACAAAGAGTTCTTCGCAGGTGACGCAGCCCTGAAGGCTGGCGGTAAAGACAACACCATGAACCAGTTCTAA